A window of the Desulfurobacterium atlanticum genome harbors these coding sequences:
- a CDS encoding polysaccharide lyase family 7 protein — protein MNKRMALGVLPFLLFNNAVLQIGTSHWFCQKQECEKVKNQYFYKQKQSYVFFMCGFHKRTEVRFLDEWKVSTKKTKILEADVRLFPLDSEKEFTFMQIHVDGRKDRINKPLLRLVWMKDYGGVKDHIWAVILDDSCGKTYEKINIARRPDGFFKIKIEVLKNKIKIWFNGKLEIVKDVSYFEKYENYFKLGVYLQQKNCAKVVFRNIKEF, from the coding sequence ATGAACAAGCGGATGGCTTTAGGAGTTTTACCTTTCCTTTTGTTCAATAATGCGGTTCTTCAAATTGGAACGTCTCACTGGTTTTGTCAAAAACAGGAGTGTGAAAAGGTTAAAAATCAGTATTTTTATAAACAGAAACAAAGTTATGTGTTTTTTATGTGTGGGTTTCATAAAAGGACTGAGGTTAGATTTTTAGATGAATGGAAAGTTTCAACCAAGAAAACGAAAATTCTTGAAGCTGATGTCAGGTTATTTCCATTAGATTCTGAAAAAGAATTTACATTCATGCAGATTCATGTGGATGGCCGAAAGGATAGGATAAATAAACCTCTTTTAAGATTGGTCTGGATGAAAGACTATGGTGGAGTTAAAGATCACATATGGGCTGTTATCCTTGATGATTCCTGCGGTAAAACTTATGAAAAGATAAATATTGCCAGGAGACCTGATGGATTTTTTAAAATAAAAATAGAAGTTTTAAAAAATAAGATTAAAATTTGGTTTAATGGGAAATTGGAAATCGTAAAGGATGTTAGCTATTTTGAAAAATATGAGAATTATTTTAAACTTGGTGTTTACTTACAGCAGAAAAATTGTGCAAAAGTTGTTTTTAGAAATATAAAGGAGTTTTAA